One Yoonia sp. BS5-3 genomic window carries:
- a CDS encoding pyridoxamine 5'-phosphate oxidase family protein: MTKRDPINPTDDASRALAADILRATRFGALAVTSPDTGAPYVARTAMLWHEGAVLTLISTLSAHTSGLRANPACSVLVGEPGDKGDPLTHPRMTLQCRALQADKAALKETWLGAIPKAKLYYDFTDFQMYQLVPEDVHLNGGFGKAYRLTLADLT; encoded by the coding sequence ATGACAAAACGCGACCCGATCAACCCGACCGATGATGCCTCCCGCGCGCTTGCGGCGGATATACTGAGGGCCACCCGCTTTGGCGCTTTGGCCGTCACATCCCCCGATACCGGCGCACCCTATGTCGCCCGCACAGCGATGCTCTGGCATGAAGGCGCGGTTCTCACCCTAATCTCGACCCTTTCGGCGCATACCAGCGGCCTGCGCGCCAACCCGGCATGCTCGGTCCTGGTGGGCGAGCCGGGCGACAAAGGCGATCCGCTGACCCATCCGCGCATGACATTGCAATGCCGCGCGCTGCAAGCCGACAAAGCGGCGTTGAAAGAGACCTGGCTGGGCGCGATCCCCAAGGCCAAACTTTATTACGATTTCACAGATTTCCAGATGTACCAGCTGGTACCGGAAGATGTGCATCTGAACGGCGGCTTTGGCAAAGCCTACCGGCTCACCTTAGCCGACCTGACCTGA
- a CDS encoding RNA polymerase sigma factor: MTPDQFKTEMIGLLPRLRRFALSLTRSGPDADDLLQDACTAALQKWEQYDPSQPLDRWMFRVLRNLWVSEIRKRNVRQGQGQVPAEEASELSVESNTDDVLTAQQVRAKVSDLDPELSEPLLLVCAEGYSYRETSELLGIPIGTVMSRIHRARKMLVASMSVMESARS, translated from the coding sequence ATGACGCCCGACCAGTTCAAAACGGAGATGATCGGGCTGCTACCGCGCCTGCGCCGTTTTGCGTTGAGTCTGACGCGGTCCGGGCCCGATGCGGACGATCTTTTGCAGGACGCCTGCACGGCCGCTTTGCAGAAATGGGAACAATACGATCCTTCGCAACCGCTCGACCGTTGGATGTTCCGCGTCTTACGCAATTTGTGGGTCAGCGAAATCCGCAAACGCAATGTGCGTCAGGGTCAGGGCCAGGTGCCCGCAGAAGAGGCCAGCGAATTGAGCGTTGAAAGCAACACCGACGATGTGTTGACAGCGCAGCAAGTCCGCGCGAAGGTCAGCGATCTTGATCCGGAATTGTCCGAACCTTTGCTGCTGGTTTGCGCGGAAGGCTACAGTTACCGCGAGACCTCTGAACTGCTGGGTATTCCAATTGGCACCGTCATGAGCCGTATTCACAGAGCGCGTAAAATGCTTGTTGCAAGCATGTCAGTGATGGAGAGTGCCCGGTCATGA
- a CDS encoding alpha/beta fold hydrolase — MTKTFEINILGQMSFLRNGVDIPLVSSRKTRALLAYLAITERPQMREHLCEMLFDNTNDPRGALRWSLSKIRQLLKGDGASPLIAEQDTIALDMTDIALDYHFVRQVHDTPEIATDALRRAATLLSQKPLASLELSRAEDYQLWLQGEQEELRNLRGGIIRKLTASNDITDSEAVKWLRVWNRLEPLSHDAPHILWQKLTDVGRTDEATVIAERYKTQMGSAAREWAGAARKLQTPRASGQQRQSIGFCTAEDGVKIAYAKVGSGPPLVKAANWLNHLDLDWQSPIWGKTFQALAQNHTFIRYDERGNGLSDWNAPEISFESFVRDLETVVDSQKLDRFPLLGMSQGCAVSIDYAVRHPERVSALILIGGYAAGWRIGMPDEERERREAVLTLTRLGWGTANPAYRHIFSQTFMPDADADRLAWFDDFQRQTTSPENAVRFQEAFGHIDVRHLLAKVTVPTLVLHARDDQRIPLDQGRELAAGIPNARMVTLESRSHIILGDEPAWQVCMDEINQFLEEQR, encoded by the coding sequence ATGACGAAAACGTTTGAAATCAATATCTTGGGGCAGATGTCCTTCCTGCGGAACGGGGTCGACATCCCGCTGGTCTCATCGCGCAAGACACGCGCGCTTTTGGCCTATCTGGCGATCACCGAACGGCCGCAAATGCGCGAACATCTCTGCGAAATGCTGTTTGACAACACCAACGACCCGCGCGGGGCGTTGCGCTGGTCACTCAGCAAAATTCGCCAACTTTTAAAGGGCGATGGCGCCTCCCCTCTGATCGCCGAACAAGACACGATCGCGCTCGATATGACCGATATCGCGCTGGATTATCACTTTGTCCGGCAGGTCCATGATACGCCTGAAATAGCAACTGATGCGTTGCGGCGGGCGGCCACGTTATTGTCGCAAAAGCCGCTCGCCAGCCTCGAGCTTTCCCGGGCCGAGGATTACCAACTTTGGCTGCAGGGCGAACAGGAAGAACTGCGTAATCTGCGCGGCGGGATCATCCGCAAACTGACCGCGTCCAACGACATTACCGACTCCGAAGCGGTAAAATGGCTCCGGGTCTGGAACCGGCTTGAGCCGCTGTCGCATGACGCGCCCCATATCCTTTGGCAAAAGCTGACCGATGTGGGCCGAACCGATGAGGCCACTGTCATCGCTGAGCGGTACAAGACCCAAATGGGCTCTGCCGCGCGGGAATGGGCGGGGGCTGCCCGCAAGCTTCAGACGCCGCGCGCATCAGGACAGCAACGCCAATCTATCGGTTTTTGCACTGCAGAGGATGGCGTCAAAATAGCATACGCAAAGGTGGGTTCAGGGCCGCCCTTGGTCAAAGCAGCAAACTGGTTGAATCATCTGGACTTGGATTGGCAAAGTCCGATCTGGGGCAAAACCTTTCAGGCGCTGGCGCAAAATCATACCTTTATTCGCTATGATGAACGCGGCAATGGGCTGTCCGATTGGAACGCCCCCGAGATCAGCTTTGAATCCTTCGTGCGCGACCTTGAAACCGTTGTGGACAGTCAAAAACTGGACCGCTTTCCACTGCTGGGCATGTCGCAAGGATGCGCGGTGTCAATTGACTACGCCGTGCGGCATCCCGAACGTGTCTCAGCGCTGATTTTGATTGGCGGATATGCGGCCGGTTGGCGGATCGGTATGCCCGATGAAGAACGCGAAAGGCGCGAGGCGGTGCTAACACTGACGCGGCTGGGATGGGGCACTGCCAATCCGGCCTATCGCCATATTTTTTCGCAGACATTCATGCCCGATGCGGATGCTGACAGGTTGGCCTGGTTCGATGACTTCCAACGGCAGACAACATCGCCGGAAAACGCTGTGCGCTTTCAAGAGGCGTTTGGCCATATCGACGTGCGTCACCTGCTAGCCAAAGTGACGGTGCCAACACTGGTTCTGCATGCGCGTGATGATCAACGAATCCCGCTTGATCAGGGGCGCGAATTGGCGGCAGGCATTCCAAATGCGCGCATGGTTACGCTGGAAAGCCGCAGCCATATCATTCTTGGGGACGAACCAGCCTGGCAGGTTTGCATGGATGAAATTAATCAATTCCTAGAAGAGCAGAGATAA